One Planktothrix tepida PCC 9214 DNA window includes the following coding sequences:
- a CDS encoding class II aldolase/adducin family protein, whose product MDEGVVKYSCECIPGENVAVELIASLMKWRDHIHELGLIGVYENGIGFGNISIRIANTLQFIISGSQTGHLAKLNPDHYTVVTEFNIEHNHLTCCGPIQASSESLTHAAIYSYEPNINAIIHVHHPQLWRKLLNQVPTTRKDVQYGTPKMAQEMFRLFEEENLREKKILVMAGHEDGFLTFGKDLNEAGEILIQYYHI is encoded by the coding sequence ATGGATGAAGGTGTTGTGAAATATTCCTGTGAATGTATCCCAGGAGAAAACGTTGCGGTTGAATTGATAGCTTCTTTAATGAAATGGCGAGATCATATTCATGAATTAGGATTGATTGGTGTCTATGAAAATGGTATTGGATTTGGCAATATTAGCATCCGTATTGCCAATACTTTACAATTTATTATTTCTGGCAGTCAAACGGGACATTTAGCTAAACTTAATCCCGATCATTATACTGTTGTTACTGAGTTTAATATTGAACACAATCATCTCACCTGTTGTGGGCCAATTCAAGCCTCATCCGAGTCCTTAACCCATGCTGCAATTTATAGTTATGAACCGAATATTAATGCGATTATTCATGTTCATCATCCGCAATTGTGGCGAAAGTTATTAAATCAGGTTCCCACCACTCGCAAAGACGTTCAATATGGAACCCCCAAAATGGCACAAGAAATGTTTAGATTATTTGAGGAAGAAAATTTAAGGGAAAAGAAAATATTAGTTATGGCTGGACATGAAGATGGATTTCTAACCTTTGGTAAAGACTTAAATGAAGCCGGAGAAATATTAATTCAATATTATCATATTTAG
- a CDS encoding WecB/TagA/CpsF family glycosyltransferase, giving the protein MANDINILNIPINNISKTQLLKRLGSRGGVVFTPNVDHLMKLQKDPDFYGIYQASTYRVCDSKILIYASKFLGQPIKEKISGSDLFPAFYEYYKNHEKVTIFLMGAAEGVAQRAQENINKKVGRKMIIDSYSPPFGFEKDELECQRIIDRINQSEATVLAIGVGAPKQEKWIAKYRSQLKNIKVFLAIGATIDFEAGEKGRSPQWMSNMGVEWLHRLFSEPKRLWKRYLIEDLPFFWLLLLQRLKLYTPPFSTREEFVNWESPRLGQLLKKAGLLSADQVNTVLELQKQEPGKRFGDFVVELGWLEGETIDFFADYLPQLGLSKQRYPLGYYLYKAKLLDESQINLILEEQNELKLRFGEIAVIKGWVKQQTLDTVLDYLTQQEFINWESPFLGEILRKAGLLTGDQVHTILERQKQEPGKRFGDFVVELGWLEQDTIDFFADYLPQLEQTQHRYPLGYYLCKAKLLDESQINLILEEQNELKLRFGEIAVMKGWVKQQTLDTVLDYLTQEFEDSLVA; this is encoded by the coding sequence ATGGCTAACGACATCAACATCCTCAATATTCCGATTAATAATATCTCCAAAACCCAGCTTCTCAAACGGTTAGGTTCCAGGGGGGGTGTCGTTTTTACCCCTAACGTCGATCACTTAATGAAATTACAGAAAGACCCGGACTTTTATGGTATTTACCAAGCTTCAACCTACCGGGTTTGTGATAGTAAGATCTTGATATATGCCTCTAAATTTTTAGGTCAGCCCATCAAAGAAAAAATTTCTGGATCTGACTTATTCCCCGCTTTCTATGAGTATTATAAAAATCATGAAAAAGTAACGATTTTCTTGATGGGAGCCGCTGAAGGAGTTGCTCAAAGAGCCCAGGAAAACATTAATAAAAAGGTGGGGAGGAAAATGATTATCGACTCTTATTCTCCTCCCTTTGGCTTTGAAAAAGATGAGTTAGAATGCCAACGAATTATTGATCGCATTAATCAGTCTGAAGCTACCGTATTAGCGATTGGCGTGGGAGCACCCAAGCAAGAAAAATGGATAGCTAAATACCGCAGTCAACTCAAAAATATTAAGGTATTTTTAGCGATTGGTGCAACGATTGACTTTGAAGCGGGAGAAAAAGGTCGCTCCCCTCAATGGATGAGTAATATGGGTGTGGAATGGTTACACCGCTTGTTTTCAGAACCCAAACGTTTATGGAAACGGTATCTGATTGAGGATCTTCCTTTCTTTTGGTTACTGTTATTACAAAGGTTAAAACTCTATACACCTCCGTTCTCTACCAGAGAAGAATTTGTTAATTGGGAATCTCCCCGCTTAGGACAACTCTTAAAAAAAGCGGGCTTATTGTCTGCTGACCAAGTTAATACTGTTTTGGAGTTGCAAAAACAAGAACCGGGTAAACGATTTGGCGATTTCGTTGTTGAGTTGGGATGGTTGGAAGGGGAAACGATTGATTTCTTTGCCGATTATTTACCGCAGTTAGGGTTATCAAAACAACGATATCCTTTAGGTTATTATCTCTATAAAGCTAAATTGCTTGATGAATCCCAAATCAATTTAATTCTCGAAGAACAAAATGAATTAAAACTCCGGTTCGGGGAAATTGCCGTAATAAAAGGGTGGGTTAAGCAGCAAACCCTGGATACGGTACTGGATTATTTAACCCAACAAGAATTTATTAATTGGGAGTCTCCCTTCTTGGGTGAAATCTTACGAAAAGCCGGGTTACTGACGGGTGATCAAGTTCACACCATTTTAGAACGACAAAAACAAGAACCGGGTAAACGATTTGGTGATTTCGTCGTTGAGTTGGGATGGTTGGAACAAGACACCATTGATTTCTTTGCTGATTATTTACCGCAGTTGGAACAGACCCAACATCGGTATCCTTTGGGTTATTATCTCTGCAAAGCTAAATTGCTCGATGAATCCCAAATCAATTTAATTCTCGAAGAACAAAATGAATTAAAACTCCGGTTTGGGGAAATTGCTGTGATGAAAGGGTGGGTCAAACAGCAAACCCTGGATACGGTACTAGATTATTTAACCCAAGAATTTGAAGATTCTTTAGTGGCATAA
- a CDS encoding nucleotidyltransferase domain-containing protein, which produces MNRLEIENRTILLALTGSRGYGLSTTTSDYDYRGVFIATKPYYLGFSLIEQKDTGWTEEPTDKFSFLSKDTCLYELKKFLKLSVDNNPNILELLWFKDYVYLTETGNKLRQNRQLFLSKKVKQTYSGYGYAQIKKLESHRHWLLNPPTHKPTATEFGLVDTPPLTVSQMNSFLEYLYGLVRDRIEFLEPAKELYHLLTADIDFKGVLKQYPLPEETLETTQKLANSSQDYIQLLQKSQQYQRACREYKHYQDWKKNRNPERAEMEAKVGYDCKFAMQAIRLLKTGIEILQTQSLIVDRREAGDAEELLAIKKGKYSYDEVMVMAKSLYQKLDEAEENSTLPKQVNGETVNQLCIELVSQQGF; this is translated from the coding sequence ATGAACCGTTTAGAGATTGAAAACCGTACTATTTTACTCGCCTTAACAGGTTCCAGAGGCTATGGACTGTCAACAACTACCTCAGATTATGATTATCGTGGGGTTTTTATTGCCACTAAGCCGTATTATTTAGGATTTAGCTTAATCGAACAAAAAGATACAGGATGGACAGAAGAACCAACCGATAAATTCTCTTTTTTGTCAAAAGATACCTGTTTGTATGAATTAAAAAAGTTTCTGAAATTATCAGTAGATAATAACCCCAATATTTTAGAATTATTGTGGTTTAAAGACTATGTATATCTAACAGAAACAGGAAACAAACTGAGACAGAATCGTCAACTTTTCTTGTCTAAAAAAGTAAAACAAACCTATTCTGGCTATGGCTATGCTCAAATTAAAAAGTTAGAATCCCATCGCCATTGGTTGTTGAATCCTCCCACTCATAAACCGACTGCGACAGAATTTGGCTTAGTCGATACACCGCCGTTAACCGTTAGTCAAATGAATAGTTTTTTAGAATATTTGTATGGGTTAGTGCGCGATCGCATTGAATTTTTAGAACCCGCCAAAGAACTGTATCATTTGTTAACAGCTGACATTGATTTTAAAGGAGTTTTAAAACAATATCCCTTACCGGAAGAAACCTTAGAAACAACCCAAAAATTAGCGAATTCTTCTCAAGATTATATTCAATTGTTGCAAAAAAGTCAACAATATCAACGCGCTTGCCGAGAATACAAACATTATCAAGATTGGAAAAAAAATCGCAATCCTGAACGAGCCGAAATGGAAGCTAAAGTCGGATATGATTGTAAATTTGCGATGCAAGCTATTCGCTTACTAAAAACAGGAATTGAGATTTTACAAACTCAATCTTTAATCGTTGATCGTCGGGAAGCTGGAGATGCAGAGGAATTATTAGCCATTAAAAAAGGGAAATACAGCTATGATGAAGTCATGGTTATGGCTAAAAGTTTGTATCAAAAATTGGATGAAGCCGAGGAAAATTCCACGTTACCCAAACAAGTCAATGGGGAAACTGTCAATCAACTTTGTATTGAGTTAGTTTCTCAGCAGGGATTTTAA
- a CDS encoding AAA family ATPase → RRTRFLAILTALLTRPEGSLIVIEEVDNGLHPSRAGLLLQMLREIGKKRNIDILVTTHNPALMDELTPDFIPFVMVAYRDQDTGENQLIPLDEIDNLPKLIASGSLGKITQQGLLEKSLAEHREYQ, encoded by the coding sequence TAGAAGAACCAGATTTTTAGCCATTTTAACCGCTTTATTAACCCGTCCCGAAGGCAGTTTAATTGTGATTGAAGAAGTTGATAATGGTTTACATCCCTCTCGCGCTGGTTTACTTTTACAAATGTTACGAGAAATTGGGAAAAAACGGAATATTGATATTTTAGTCACGACTCATAACCCCGCTTTAATGGATGAATTAACCCCTGATTTTATTCCTTTTGTTATGGTTGCTTATCGAGATCAAGATACGGGAGAAAACCAGTTAATTCCTTTAGATGAAATTGATAATTTACCCAAATTAATCGCATCAGGTTCTTTAGGAAAAATCACGCAACAAGGATTATTAGAAAAAAGTTTAGCTGAACATCGGGAATATCAATAA
- a CDS encoding glycogen/starch/alpha-glucan phosphorylase codes for MTQSLIPINECPIQIEDDRTGTSVETLKRAFADNLFYELGKYETIATKEDFYMALAYTLRDRLLSRWLKTVKTYEDHSVKIVYYLSAEFLMGRHLGNSLINLHLYDRVRQAVEESGLNLDELLEQEPDPGLGNGGLGRLAACFLDSLATLEIPAVGYGIRYEFGIFHQTMQDGWQAEIPDKWLRFGNPWEIPRPEESVEVKFGGHTEIYHDEKGRERIRWIPAKTVIGIPYDTPVPGYDTNTVNPLRLWKAEASDAFNFEAFNAGNYDGAVADKMRSETISKVLYPNDNTPQGKQLRLEQQYFFVACSLRDIVKRHLRHNSSLYNLNETAAIQLNDTHPAIAIAELMRVLLDEHGIDWDSAWRVTQKTFAYTNHTLLPEALEKWSVGLFGYLLPRHLEVIYEINRRFLEDVHRWYPDDDSLLGRLSLIEEGPEKFVRMAHLACVGSHAINGVAALHTDLLKKDTLRDFYKLWPEKFFNKTNGVTPRRWILLSNPTLSQFYSSKLGEGWLKDLDQLRQLESQIDDPEFCEQWRQIKLYNKQLLADYIWKFNGVEVDPHSIFDIQVKRIHEYKRQHLDVLHIITLYNRIKQNPNINIYPRTFIFGGKAAPGYFMAKLIIKLINAVGEVVNKDPDVRGRLKVVFLANFNASLGQRIYPAADLSEQISTAGKEASGTGNMKFAMNGSLTIGTLDGANIEIREEAGFENFFLFGLTAEEVYALKSKGYKPLDYYHRNPELKGVIDRISSGYFSHGNEELFKPLVDSLMYHDEYMLFADYQAYIDCQRQVSMAFQDTQKWTRMSILNAIRMGKFSSDRTIREYCNEIWNVKSIPVEMEGYNPEAAGLRVIS; via the coding sequence ATGACTCAATCCTTGATTCCGATTAATGAATGTCCCATCCAAATTGAGGACGATCGCACTGGAACGAGTGTGGAGACCTTAAAACGGGCTTTTGCCGATAATTTATTCTATGAACTGGGCAAGTATGAAACCATCGCCACAAAGGAAGATTTTTATATGGCGTTGGCTTATACCTTGCGGGATCGGTTATTAAGCCGTTGGTTAAAAACGGTCAAAACTTACGAAGACCATAGCGTCAAAATTGTTTACTATTTGTCTGCGGAATTCCTCATGGGCCGACACTTGGGGAACAGTTTAATTAACTTACACCTCTATGATCGCGTCCGTCAGGCCGTGGAAGAATCGGGACTCAACCTAGATGAACTCCTTGAACAAGAACCCGACCCCGGTTTAGGAAATGGCGGTTTAGGACGGTTAGCCGCTTGTTTCCTCGACTCCCTGGCGACCTTGGAAATTCCCGCCGTTGGCTATGGCATTCGCTATGAATTTGGGATTTTCCACCAAACCATGCAAGATGGTTGGCAAGCGGAAATTCCTGATAAATGGTTACGATTTGGCAACCCTTGGGAAATTCCCCGTCCCGAAGAATCCGTTGAGGTAAAATTTGGCGGTCATACCGAAATTTATCATGATGAGAAAGGACGGGAACGGATTCGCTGGATTCCGGCGAAAACCGTCATTGGTATTCCCTATGACACTCCGGTTCCTGGGTATGATACCAACACCGTTAACCCTCTCCGGTTGTGGAAAGCAGAAGCCAGTGATGCCTTTAACTTTGAAGCCTTCAACGCCGGAAATTATGATGGGGCGGTGGCTGATAAAATGCGGTCGGAAACCATCTCTAAAGTCCTCTATCCCAATGACAACACCCCCCAAGGGAAACAATTGCGCTTAGAACAGCAATATTTCTTTGTGGCTTGTTCGTTGCGGGATATTGTTAAACGCCATCTCCGCCACAATAGCAGTCTTTATAACCTGAATGAAACCGCCGCCATTCAACTGAATGATACCCATCCAGCCATTGCCATTGCTGAGTTAATGCGGGTGTTGTTAGATGAACATGGGATTGATTGGGATTCGGCTTGGCGAGTTACCCAAAAAACCTTTGCTTATACTAACCATACCCTGTTACCCGAAGCCTTAGAAAAATGGTCAGTGGGTTTGTTTGGCTATTTGTTACCACGTCACTTGGAAGTCATCTATGAAATTAACCGTCGTTTCTTAGAAGATGTCCATCGCTGGTATCCCGATGATGATAGCTTATTGGGACGGTTATCTTTAATTGAAGAAGGGCCAGAAAAATTTGTGCGGATGGCTCATTTAGCTTGTGTTGGCAGCCATGCGATTAATGGAGTAGCAGCACTGCATACGGATTTGTTGAAAAAAGATACCCTGCGAGATTTTTATAAACTCTGGCCAGAGAAGTTTTTCAATAAAACCAATGGTGTGACTCCTCGGCGTTGGATTTTATTGAGTAATCCCACGTTATCGCAGTTTTATAGCTCTAAACTGGGTGAGGGTTGGCTCAAAGATTTAGATCAACTGCGTCAATTAGAAAGCCAAATTGATGATCCTGAATTCTGCGAACAGTGGCGTCAAATTAAACTGTACAACAAACAATTGTTAGCGGATTACATTTGGAAATTTAATGGCGTTGAAGTTGATCCCCATTCCATCTTTGATATTCAAGTGAAACGGATTCATGAATATAAACGTCAACACTTGGATGTGCTGCACATTATTACTCTGTACAACCGCATCAAACAGAACCCCAATATTAATATTTATCCCCGAACCTTTATCTTTGGGGGGAAAGCTGCTCCCGGCTATTTCATGGCAAAATTAATCATTAAATTGATTAATGCCGTTGGAGAAGTGGTCAATAAAGATCCCGATGTCCGGGGACGGTTAAAAGTGGTGTTTTTGGCAAACTTTAACGCCTCTTTAGGTCAACGCATCTATCCGGCGGCGGATTTATCCGAACAAATTTCAACCGCCGGAAAAGAAGCTTCTGGAACCGGAAACATGAAGTTTGCCATGAATGGTTCTTTAACCATTGGTACTTTGGATGGGGCAAATATTGAAATCCGCGAAGAAGCTGGGTTTGAAAATTTCTTCCTGTTTGGCTTAACCGCAGAAGAAGTTTATGCCTTAAAATCTAAAGGTTATAAACCCCTCGATTACTATCATCGTAATCCTGAATTAAAAGGCGTGATTGATCGGATTTCATCGGGTTATTTTTCCCATGGCAATGAGGAATTATTTAAACCTTTGGTGGATTCCTTAATGTACCATGATGAATATATGCTGTTCGCAGATTATCAAGCTTATATTGATTGCCAGCGACAAGTGAGTATGGCATTCCAAGATACACAAAAATGGACAAGAATGTCAATTCTGAATGCCATTCGCATGGGTAAATTCTCTAGCGATCGCACCATCCGTGAATATTGTAACGAAATCTGGAATGTGAAATCTATTCCTGTGGAAATGGAAGGATATAACCCAGAAGCGGCTGGATTGCGCGTTATTAGTTAA
- a CDS encoding S-layer homology domain-containing protein yields MSQSYPPDPSNRRSNPRFDEVIAIIVALATMGTILFWVLSHPNRKLATIPNQTPPETQTSTTDQTFSQILERSLPDGVSPLSPPTPQPATPSTTPQPTVNQPWWVGLGLIPQTTPDTPIATSPPPQVTPIPPQTTTINPTETLCPTPSQGGKVCSTTPPPLETPSSTVPDKSWASPFVAYFMSKNWATGSDQKPFQPDEKITRGEFAAQLQRAFNEQPEQSPIQFKDIPKNFWAKPALKEVSQSGFLVGYPGNIFRPKQEITRVQVLVALASGLELKPSKNPQQTLKLFKDADQIPEWAVEGVAAATEAGLVVNYPDKNTLNPNQSATYSEVASMIYQGLVYQKKVEPISSDYIVNSR; encoded by the coding sequence ATGTCACAATCTTATCCCCCTGATCCCTCCAATCGTCGATCTAATCCTCGCTTTGATGAGGTTATTGCCATTATTGTTGCGTTAGCAACGATGGGTACAATTTTATTTTGGGTTTTAAGTCACCCTAACCGGAAATTAGCGACCATCCCCAACCAAACCCCCCCAGAAACCCAAACCTCCACAACAGATCAGACGTTCTCCCAAATCCTAGAACGCTCCCTCCCGGATGGGGTTTCACCTCTATCTCCCCCAACTCCCCAACCCGCAACACCTTCCACCACACCTCAGCCAACAGTGAATCAACCTTGGTGGGTTGGTTTGGGGTTAATTCCTCAAACAACACCGGATACACCCATCGCCACGTCACCCCCACCCCAAGTTACTCCAATTCCCCCCCAAACCACTACCATCAACCCAACGGAAACCCTTTGTCCGACTCCATCCCAGGGGGGAAAAGTTTGTTCAACGACTCCACCGCCTCTGGAAACTCCCTCTTCTACAGTTCCTGACAAATCTTGGGCGAGTCCATTTGTTGCCTATTTTATGAGTAAAAATTGGGCCACCGGGTCTGATCAAAAACCCTTTCAACCCGACGAAAAAATTACACGGGGAGAATTTGCCGCCCAATTACAAAGGGCATTTAATGAACAACCTGAACAATCCCCTATTCAATTTAAGGATATTCCTAAAAACTTTTGGGCTAAACCTGCTTTGAAAGAGGTTAGTCAATCGGGTTTTTTGGTGGGATATCCAGGGAATATCTTTCGACCTAAACAAGAAATTACCCGTGTTCAAGTGTTAGTCGCTTTGGCAAGTGGGTTAGAGTTAAAACCGTCTAAAAATCCTCAACAAACCCTTAAACTCTTTAAAGATGCAGATCAAATTCCTGAGTGGGCAGTTGAGGGTGTTGCCGCCGCAACGGAAGCCGGATTAGTTGTTAATTATCCTGATAAAAATACTCTCAATCCCAATCAATCTGCTACCTATAGTGAAGTCGCTTCTATGATTTACCAAGGGTTAGTTTATCAGAAAAAAGTAGAACCGATTTCTTCTGATTATATTGTGAACTCACGCTGA
- a CDS encoding AAA family ATPase, giving the protein MVLNLKSANIKNYKSLGNVSLTFRDLTIIVGANSTGKSNIIGALELLSIMVYNGSPPPPEFIKKRFRVMNDELIYKIKIEDENTKADYELSISANSETEKPSFSREKLKVDKIEVIDIVKGEGNVQDEDGKAPVSYNSKSGNLALNTAGDFGYKPFTSEVSEFIKHWEFYNLDPEIIGRKGITVRQIQASSSLVSETPKLDQKGGEVQEILLYWAEKNKNKFQEINQKLQDMVNMEFEVESDSDGDKFIQVLEGDGVQVPLSSMADGTLRLIAYLILLIDDELPPLIGIEEPERSFHPGLLSDIASIIKQLSQKTQVVITTHSSQLLDCFTVDEINSDVSLILLTKKDNKGTVAYPIDELSQKRESFLDWMQEFGVGSAIFHSQLLYDIQKQ; this is encoded by the coding sequence ATGGTTCTTAACTTAAAATCAGCCAATATTAAAAACTATAAGAGCTTAGGAAATGTCTCGTTAACATTTAGAGACTTAACAATTATTGTTGGTGCTAACTCTACGGGAAAATCGAATATTATAGGAGCATTAGAACTCCTGAGTATAATGGTTTATAATGGTTCGCCACCACCACCAGAGTTTATTAAAAAAAGATTTAGAGTAATGAATGATGAGTTAATTTATAAAATTAAGATTGAAGATGAAAATACAAAAGCTGATTATGAATTATCAATTTCAGCTAATTCAGAAACAGAGAAGCCTAGTTTTTCTCGTGAAAAATTAAAAGTAGATAAGATAGAAGTTATTGATATTGTAAAAGGGGAAGGAAATGTTCAAGATGAGGATGGAAAAGCACCTGTCTCTTATAATTCTAAATCAGGTAACTTAGCCTTGAATACGGCTGGTGATTTTGGATATAAGCCTTTTACATCGGAAGTATCAGAATTTATTAAACATTGGGAATTTTATAATTTAGATCCGGAGATAATTGGACGCAAAGGAATAACAGTTAGACAAATTCAAGCAAGTAGTAGCTTGGTTTCTGAAACACCAAAACTAGATCAAAAAGGTGGTGAAGTACAAGAAATTTTATTATACTGGGCAGAAAAAAATAAAAATAAATTTCAAGAGATTAATCAGAAACTTCAAGATATGGTTAATATGGAGTTTGAAGTTGAGTCTGATTCAGATGGAGATAAGTTTATTCAAGTCTTGGAAGGAGACGGTGTTCAAGTTCCTTTATCCAGTATGGCGGATGGAACCTTAAGATTAATTGCCTATTTAATTTTGCTAATTGATGATGAATTACCTCCCTTAATTGGAATTGAAGAACCAGAAAGAAGTTTTCATCCCGGTCTTTTGTCAGATATTGCCTCTATTATTAAACAACTTTCTCAAAAAACACAGGTTGTGATTACAACTCACAGTTCTCAATTATTGGATTGTTTTACTGTTGATGAAATTAATTCAGATGTATCTTTAATCCTGTTAACCAAAAAAGATAACAAGGGGACTGTCGCTTATCCAATTGATGAACTTAGTCAGAAGCGTGAAAGTTTTTTAGACTGGATGCAAGAGTTTGGAGTTGGAAGTGCAATTTTTCATAGTCAACTTTTATATGATATTCAAAAACAATAA
- a CDS encoding DUF4276 family protein — protein MIFKNNNSSMCKIFLWAPESDYDAKTVHCIAKKIVTFHRKDNVELILGTKQAYNHAIKNREEDGLQKAVEIYLKDHNSVLFLIDYDGRQSEAARLKQPNSFFNRINKVVENSKFSGRVQLILICQELEAWLLVDCLGICCYYTKSKNTRTKKDWQNFANKHQIGRTENITEAESGGKGAKEYLENFSKLIAEKRNRQLKEKDLKKHKYTESLSPEIADYLEINRTTIERNSSLKEFDEYLCPPSNREN, from the coding sequence ATGATATTCAAAAACAATAATTCAAGTATGTGTAAAATTTTTCTCTGGGCTCCAGAATCAGATTATGATGCTAAAACAGTACACTGTATAGCCAAAAAAATTGTTACTTTTCATCGAAAAGATAATGTTGAACTAATTCTTGGTACTAAACAAGCCTATAATCATGCTATTAAAAATAGAGAAGAAGATGGGCTACAAAAAGCAGTTGAAATTTACTTAAAAGATCATAATTCTGTATTATTTTTAATAGATTATGATGGAAGACAATCTGAAGCAGCAAGATTGAAGCAACCTAATTCTTTTTTCAATAGGATTAACAAAGTAGTGGAAAATTCAAAGTTTTCAGGGCGTGTTCAGCTAATCCTGATTTGCCAGGAACTAGAAGCTTGGCTATTGGTAGATTGTTTAGGAATCTGTTGTTACTATACTAAAAGTAAAAATACTAGAACCAAGAAAGACTGGCAAAATTTTGCTAATAAGCATCAAATAGGAAGGACAGAGAATATCACAGAGGCAGAATCAGGCGGAAAGGGAGCGAAAGAATATTTAGAAAATTTCTCTAAGTTAATTGCAGAAAAAAGGAATCGCCAGTTAAAAGAGAAAGATCTAAAAAAGCACAAATATACAGAAAGCCTATCTCCTGAAATCGCTGACTATCTTGAAATTAACAGAACAACAATTGAGAGAAACTCATCTTTAAAAGAATTTGATGAATATTTATGTCCCCCTTCAAATCGTGAAAATTAA
- a CDS encoding DUF4231 domain-containing protein, which produces MTNSAETNPASMISTFEDSSSSPNSTLLLLLKIVEYFSLAGFVGAAFINIFVSELQVAKIYEIILAATWICLFLINRQVFQNYQQADKLSKMKKNAALYTILSSNLIGENNPMDNSVITAARIQALEYAQELIDDYKKTRRDCRSIYYVSQTATIVLSGVTPILVLVDKLEAGVSWLKWLPVICPAIAAIVASIVTSFPFQENWVAANTAVELLEAEQEKFILGVSTLYQYDAMEDAQLSKKAQRAIENFIVQVNTIHLKQVQSASEKKQEQPPDSTPSIEVNPPTKA; this is translated from the coding sequence ATGACTAATAGTGCAGAGACAAACCCAGCGTCGATGATCAGTACCTTTGAGGATTCTTCCAGTTCACCCAACTCCACCCTGCTACTGTTGCTAAAAATTGTTGAGTATTTTTCCTTAGCGGGTTTTGTAGGTGCAGCTTTCATTAACATTTTTGTTTCTGAGTTGCAAGTCGCTAAAATCTATGAAATTATTTTAGCAGCAACCTGGATTTGTTTGTTCTTAATTAACCGACAAGTTTTTCAGAACTATCAACAGGCAGACAAACTCTCCAAAATGAAGAAAAATGCTGCACTGTATACGATTTTAAGCAGTAATTTAATAGGTGAAAATAATCCTATGGATAACTCGGTGATTACCGCCGCGAGAATCCAAGCATTAGAATATGCTCAGGAGTTAATTGATGACTATAAAAAGACCCGAAGAGACTGCCGCAGTATTTACTATGTTTCACAAACTGCCACGATTGTTTTATCGGGTGTCACCCCTATTTTAGTGTTAGTGGATAAACTAGAAGCTGGGGTATCTTGGTTAAAATGGTTGCCTGTAATTTGTCCAGCAATTGCAGCAATTGTTGCGAGTATTGTCACCTCTTTTCCCTTTCAAGAAAATTGGGTAGCGGCGAATACTGCTGTGGAATTATTAGAAGCGGAACAGGAGAAATTTATCTTAGGAGTGAGTACCCTCTATCAATATGATGCGATGGAAGATGCTCAACTGTCTAAAAAAGCTCAAAGAGCAATTGAAAACTTTATTGTTCAGGTGAATACGATTCATTTGAAACAAGTTCAATCTGCCAGTGAGAAAAAACAAGAACAACCCCCGGATTCAACTCCTAGTATAGAAGTGAATCCTCCAACTAAAGCCTAA